ATCTTAATCAATGGGCCCTGAGAATTTGGGCTTCGATAATGAATAGCACTGGCAACCAACTCCTTGCCGGTCCCTGTTTCACCAGAAATAAGAACTGGGGTGTCCGGACTCGCTGCCACCTGATCGACAAAATCCATCACCTGGAGGATGGCATCGCTCTCCCCCACGAAATAGGGATGACTCTCCTGGAGGCACAGTTCCTGCACTCGCTGAATTTCCCTGCGCATATGAAGAGTTTCCAGGGCATGGTTGATGGTCACCACCAAACTCGCCATATGCAACGGCTTAACCACGTAATCATACGCGCCGAGTTTCATTACCCGGACAGCTGTTTCAACATCTTCATACGCGGTTATGATAACTACCTGAAGGCCTGGGTATTTTCCTTTAATAATCCGTAAGGCGTCAATACCGCTCATCCCTGGCAGGCCGAGATCCAACAGGAGAAGATCAGGAGCAATGCCGGGAGATGCCAGCTTTGCAAGAACATCTTCCGCTGTTTCAAAGGTCAGAATTCTGAACTCGGTATTCAGTGCGAGGCTTATTCCTTCCCTGATCGTCTGTTCATCATCAACCACATAGATAAGAAAAGTATTAGAGGATAGCATTTTTTCCTTTTTCCAACGGCAGGTTAATGGTAAAGGCTGCCCCTCCCCATTGGCTCGAGCCGACATGTATTGACCCATCATGATCGAGAATAATCCTCTCACAGATACTGAGTCCGATGCCAGTGCCATCAGCCTTGGTGGTAAAAAATGGCGCGAAAACAGCGCTGACCAAATCAGGCGCAATCCCAGACCCGTTATCTGCAACCGTGACACTGATCATGTTCTGTTTTAAAATAGAAATCACTTTGATTTTTTTCTCACCTGGTAATTTTCTCACGGCATCAATGGCATTAGTCAGCAGATTAACCATCACCTGCACAAAAAGCTGAGGATCGAGCTGAATCAAGGGCAGATTGCCCTGTAATTCTTTTTCGGTCTTGACACCAGCCTTTCTAAAAGCAACTCCAATAAGAGTAAACGCTTCGTTGATGGACTGATTGACATCCGCCTGTCGAAAAAGTGGAGTAATAGGCTTGGAATAATCCATAACCCGCCGAATAACAGATTCAATCGAACGAGAGGCCAGCTTGATCTGAGAAAAAAGATTTTCAATAGTCTGATGATTACATTGCTTACTACAGATCTTTTCAAGGGTGCTCAGGTTGATATTGATCCCGGAGAGAGGATTTCGTATTTCATGGGCAAGAGTGGCAGCGAGTCTGCCCAGAGAATTCAGCTTATCTGCATGCATCAGCTTCTTGTTGATGGTAATAATCACCTGCGCCTGAGAGGCTACCTTTTTTTCCATATCAAAATATACGCCTACCAGCTTTTCCTCTGCCTGCTTCAATTCAGTAATATCATCATACACAGCAACAATTTCGCCTGTAGGTAATTTGTAGACATAGTTTTCCCTCCAGCCGCTGATTCTGTGATCGTGATAGATCGTAACCGGATGATGTTCTGGCTTACCAGTCTGCCAGACCCGTATCAAGACATCAAAAAGACCAAATTCTCTCACTCCAGGAAAAACATCAAGAACACTCTTGCCAATCACCTCCTTCTTGCTCGTCTTCTCAATCCGTTCAGCGGCCTTGTTAAAATCAAGAAAAAAGAAATTACTGCCGTCATCGTTTGGTTTATAAACTGCTACCCCGTTGTTAATATTATTAAATAGTTCTCGGTAGCGATATTCACCGGCGCTTATTTTCTCATGATCCGATTTCAAGTGCGAGATATCCTGTGAGGTAACGATCTCAGCTCGGATTAACAGCTGTCGCAACTCCTGCAATTCTTCAATCAATTGTGCTTTGGTTTTTCTGGTATCTATAGCCATAATCTTCTGGTTTGTTTTTAGTAACCGTTCAGCTGCACCCCAGATTCGTTCAAGCAGCCCTGCTTGAACGAATCTGGGGTGCAGCTGAACGGTTACGGTGCGAAGGCTTTTGGGATGTTTCTTGCCACTGGTAAACGATTACTGTTTTCACACGTTATCCATCTCTTCATAGGCCGCAAAGATATTGCGCAGCTCTTGAATCTTCGGCAAAAGGCCCAATAAATACCCGCTCCCCTTCGACTCCCGCCGTCATTTGCCCTAAGGACCTCGGTCAAAATAAATCATTCCATATAACTTGTCTTTTTGCTCGTTTTATTCGCTATGAGAACAGTTACATAGCTCTGCTATACGCTTGTTCATGCTCCTCGCATACGATCAGAAATCCTGCACAATCTTGGAACAATTGTGACTACTTAGCTTCCCAACCGGGCTGCCGCCGGTATTTATTATGAAAGATACAAATCGTCAGAAAATGTATCGATTTCATTTAGATATAGATATCGATAAATGATTTATAACTTAGAAGCGCCCCACGCCGCACGCGGCGGTTTATCATAAAGTAACTTTCTACCGATTCTGCCACGGGCGTTGGTCAAAATCGAAAACTAAAAATACACAATTTCAATCACTTATCTTAAGTTACTTGGAAGAATCATAGTCAATCATGAATGCATCGTAGATGCATGAAGTCAGTGTGTGCTCAGCCATTGACAGCGCCTTTT
The nucleotide sequence above comes from Desulfobulbaceae bacterium. Encoded proteins:
- a CDS encoding GHKL domain-containing protein; this encodes MAIDTRKTKAQLIEELQELRQLLIRAEIVTSQDISHLKSDHEKISAGEYRYRELFNNINNGVAVYKPNDDGSNFFFLDFNKAAERIEKTSKKEVIGKSVLDVFPGVREFGLFDVLIRVWQTGKPEHHPVTIYHDHRISGWRENYVYKLPTGEIVAVYDDITELKQAEEKLVGVYFDMEKKVASQAQVIITINKKLMHADKLNSLGRLAATLAHEIRNPLSGININLSTLEKICSKQCNHQTIENLFSQIKLASRSIESVIRRVMDYSKPITPLFRQADVNQSINEAFTLIGVAFRKAGVKTEKELQGNLPLIQLDPQLFVQVMVNLLTNAIDAVRKLPGEKKIKVISILKQNMISVTVADNGSGIAPDLVSAVFAPFFTTKADGTGIGLSICERIILDHDGSIHVGSSQWGGAAFTINLPLEKGKNAIL